GAAACACTCGATGAGGATCAAATAGTGACATAGCACAGTATGCACTATAATTAAAGCCATAACCATTTTGACTGAAGCCATGAAAACCTAGCAGACCTTTGAGTTGTATCCAGTCCCATCTACTTACTCGTTCTTGTCCATACATTAGGCTTCTAGTATGACAAACCGATGGGGTGAGTAAACATGAGCTCTCTGTGAGCTGGATATCTTCTTACAAAGCTAGCAGagtttttgcctctttttttccacaatacTCACTGCCCTTTAAATCCTCTGTAAGGGCGAGTTGTACCGCTCAAAATTGTAGACTGAATTCTGTGCTGCACTTCTCTTAAATTTAGGTGATCCATAAAagatatacatttatattttcaataaaaagaaattaagcagCTGTGGCAAAGATGCGGATTTTAGTCTGTAGtatcagttaaaatgaaaagtgcttatttctgcctttttttatgaaaacatcTTTTCACTATAAGATGTCTTTCTGGTTTGTGTTAGAAAAATACATCTCCAAGCTGAGATAACCCAGATGGCATCACTTTGACATCCTCAGggctctttgtttttctttttctccttttaaacaTTTGTCAGCTTTACATTTTTTACCTGCATTTTAACACAAAAGTGGGGGCTGATTTATACAGACTCAGTCTACATGAATCTGTAGAGTAGCTCTCAGTGTGGTATTGAAAACATAATCCACCACTCCATCATGACAGAAGATAAACACTGAAACCtagaaacagttttttctaGTAGAGGCAGTGATGAAAGGATGCATAGAGTCAAGGTTTAGGGACAAGCAGAAATCTTTACTCCTTGGCAACAGTCCAGATAATTCCTCAGGCCTGAATCCATTGACAACTTGATGATAACTTACCGCTTCACAGTTATTTGCTTACAGGTTTGCATACTTTGTCTTAAACTGAATACAAGGAATGTTATTGCTCTTTGCCAAAGGTTCATAAACTTAAAAGTACAGTATTTATTTCCCTGATTAATGCCTACTGACAATCTTGAGTAAAAACGAGGaagacaaattaaatattttaacagaatCATTCAAGTGAAATCCATAAGAGGAATATGTGAATGTACTACATACAGTAAGATTAAACCAACCCCAACAGTTTGAAGCACTTCATTGGCTGAAAACGAGCATTAGAGATGAACAGCCAGATTTAGTTATCACTAACATTGTACTCCCTCCACTGTATGATAGTGTTATGACGATGTTGATTGTAATTTATGAATGAGAGAACGGCAAACATGACTCTGTATGTGAGATGCAGTCTAAGATGTTTTTAGTGTCATTGCTATTTTAATAGAATTATCAATGCATGAGTTGTTCCTTTATTGGTACCAGAGGGAAGAGTAGAGGAACAACTCACAGCTGTTTATTTATAAGCAGATATTCGTACTCTTTACTTTCCATTATATGGCTTATAGGCTTCTGTGCTGAGATGACTGTGGatgttttatgctttttttatgtGCACCGTAGTCGGTATTTCTGAATAATAATTTTGGCATCATTTGGCTGTTTTTCCTTGCAAATGTATTTGCCAATAAAGCTGCATTAAACTGAACATTGCAAATTGAATCTGTTTCTGAGTGTGAGCCACATCTAGTTAGTAGCTATTTTAGAAGGAAAATACTAATGTAGTTGACTATGGAGCTTGAGACTTTCAATGATGTTATTCTAAAGCTTTACTAGAGTCCTGTTCAGTCATTACTGTTGAACAAGTGCTATAACTGTCTGTATTTATAAATCTGGCTGACATATTCCTGTTTTCTTCACACTATTATACATTAATCTGCAGTATCACAGCATTGGTTTCTTTGGTTTTAGGCCTGCCTATGTCAATCATACATAGTTAATTAAGTCAAATATATAATCAATATATTAACTGGGAAAAACtcaatttcttttttacaatttCAGAATATTTCATAGAATAATCATTACAAATGTTTGCTCTCTCCTGTAAGTCCATATAGTCCACTTTGCAGTCACAATGAAatcctgaaataagaaaaatgattaTATGTTTCAGGGAAAACTCCTGGATGTAAAAAGTATATCACACACTTAAACAACGAGgtctccttttctctctctctctctctctctctcttttttggtTTAAGATTAATGCAGTTTCTAATGGCACTGTGAATTAGGAACTCAGAAGGCTTCCTTGTGTACCTTCTCAACCTGTGGACCTGTAGTGGTTTCATTCAATGATAAATCCCAAAAACACGAAAGGCAGACGGAGAATTAAGAGATTGGGTCCAACCTGTTTATCAGTCCACATCAGCTACGTTTGGTGCCATTTCATCTGAGAAACTGTATTCAAATAATGTTTGTGCTGAATGATCAGATCCATCTGTGGAAATCAAATGCtctttgaacaaaaacactgataatACGCAGATTGGATGAAATGTTTTGATCAATCTAAAAGGCAAACTCAGAAACACAACATAGTTTCCGATTTTGCCTTTTGGGTAGGCTATCTTTAAAATGGTTTGGACAGGTTGCGTGTCATATGGAGGTCCTTTGCGCACAGACCAGTTCTTTGTAGTGCACCACGTTCCACATCCTGAGCAGCTCCTGCGCGCTCAGTTTGTGCACCACGATGAGGTCTTTATAAAAGCAGGGTTCCCTGTTCATGGGGCTCACCCTGTGTCTGGTGATACCAAATGTCCTGAAGCCCGGGTGCATTTCCGGGGACACAGTGAGCTTCTTCAGGCACATCCCCAAAAACACATCATCAATAGGGTACAACTCCAGGTCCTCAGAGACCACGAAGAGTCTCCTGGCCAGCTGAGAGGACATAACAAACCCTCCTCCTCCGACATAGGGTGGGTACGGCTTATCATACAGCTCTTTGGGTATATAATATTTGCTCTGTCGGTTTCGGATGGGGATCGCCTTGGAAATGGTGTCCCCCACAAACAAGGTGGCCTCTTTGCGCTCCTCCACTTGGAAGCCGATGAGCTCCAGCAGGTTGTGTGTGTTCACAAACACATCATCGTCTCCTTTAAATATAAACTGCACACCTGGACAGTAGATGTTGAACCATTTTAGAAAGTTAACCTCTTTCAGTGTAAGGTTGAAGAATGTGTCCATAAAGTCCCACTGCAGGATGTCCTTGTAGATCTGGTCCTCGTACTCGATTAGTTTTTGGAGGTTTTTAGTGTCTTTGCCAGTGGTCGGGGTTCCTAGAAGAAATAAGGTTTTAATCTTCTTTCCATCCACGGTGTGCTCCTTGCCCCAGGTTTTACGCACAGCTTCCCGTCGGTCATGCTGCTCGATGACAGACTTGATCACCATGAGAAGGTGCACCTCTCCGTCTGCACATTTCTCCGGGTGGTTGATGAGCATCGGGAAGTATCTGCAGTGTCTATGTAGAACAAACTGGTGAAATCTCGGATCCAAGCGCCGGAACCAGTCCTGGGTCTTCACCGACGCGTCCTCGCTGCAGTTGAGAACCTGTGCGTCCCAGAAAGCTGGAGTCCCGTTGGACACCCGCTGCGTTTCGTTACTCGAAACCGGAGTGCCTGAGCGCCACAAACTCGTTTTCACGACTCCTTTCCCGAAAGAAAAACACTCGGAGCCGCACCAGCTCGCATCCCTTGTATGTTTAACTGCATGTTTCTCTGACAGTTTCAGCTTATGGATCATCAGAAAGGATGCAAAAACCAGAGACAGGCTTATCAGGGACTTCAGCAAATTGCCCCGCTTTCTCCGAAAAAGGTGATCCATCGCTGTCACTGTGGCGCTCTGGGACCCTCAGTTGCTGGATGTTTTGCCTTCATAGTGTTTTACAACTTTGCGTCCTAGTGGAACCAACTACCTCCGTCTTTCCTCATTAAGGACCGGTTATGTCCCGGGTAGAGTTAAATCGTAGCTCTTTAGCCCATGACTGCGTTCAGTGTCATCAAACATCGCTTTTCGTTCTAAGAAAACGACACAGGGTTCCCAACCTGTCCCCGGATCTTTTCACTCCCTTTTGTTTCCACTAAGACTAGAGACCTGCTGCAGGATAACACCGCCTCACCCGCACCTCCCCAAAGATCTCCTCCCACTGATGATCCACATCGATCTGAGACCAAGTTTTTTTCCGTTTCTCACACTCATCAGGTGTCTGCGACCATTgagttttatatgt
This region of Melanotaenia boesemani isolate fMelBoe1 chromosome 13, fMelBoe1.pri, whole genome shotgun sequence genomic DNA includes:
- the b3gnt7l gene encoding UDP-GlcNAc:betaGal beta-1,3-N-acetylglucosaminyltransferase 7, like, with translation MDHLFRRKRGNLLKSLISLSLVFASFLMIHKLKLSEKHAVKHTRDASWCGSECFSFGKGVVKTSLWRSGTPVSSNETQRVSNGTPAFWDAQVLNCSEDASVKTQDWFRRLDPRFHQFVLHRHCRYFPMLINHPEKCADGEVHLLMVIKSVIEQHDRREAVRKTWGKEHTVDGKKIKTLFLLGTPTTGKDTKNLQKLIEYEDQIYKDILQWDFMDTFFNLTLKEVNFLKWFNIYCPGVQFIFKGDDDVFVNTHNLLELIGFQVEERKEATLFVGDTISKAIPIRNRQSKYYIPKELYDKPYPPYVGGGGFVMSSQLARRLFVVSEDLELYPIDDVFLGMCLKKLTVSPEMHPGFRTFGITRHRVSPMNREPCFYKDLIVVHKLSAQELLRMWNVVHYKELVCAQRTSI